In Bythopirellula goksoeyrii, a single window of DNA contains:
- a CDS encoding type II toxin-antitoxin system PemK/MazF family toxin, whose product MNYQAGDFVLVRFPDSTGVIGKLRPAMILAASHDSDVLLARVTTQPHSSQFDVALKEWQAAGLLAPSTVRLHKIGTLEKTLLHRKLGTLSSKDRKLMRPVLDMLWSDWS is encoded by the coding sequence ATGAACTATCAAGCGGGTGACTTCGTTTTGGTGCGATTCCCTGACTCCACGGGAGTTATTGGCAAGTTACGTCCTGCGATGATTCTCGCTGCTTCCCATGATAGTGATGTGCTGTTAGCGAGAGTAACGACCCAGCCCCATTCATCTCAGTTTGATGTGGCCTTGAAGGAGTGGCAGGCCGCAGGATTGTTGGCACCATCTACAGTTCGACTTCACAAAATTGGTACTCTAGAGAAAACTCTTCTCCATCGGAAATTAGGTACGCTTTCCAGTAAAGATCGCAAACTCATGAGGCCAGTACTCGATATGTTATGGAGCGATTGGTCGTGA